The Longimicrobium sp. genome contains a region encoding:
- a CDS encoding MbtH family NRPS accessory protein — protein MSDSGNEDLRQYSVVMNDEEQYSIWLAERELPAGWRAVGRQGTKDECLRHIDEVWTDMRPLSLRRKMEGTAAVS, from the coding sequence ATGTCCGACAGCGGGAACGAAGACCTGCGGCAGTACAGCGTGGTGATGAACGACGAGGAGCAGTACTCCATCTGGCTGGCCGAGCGCGAGCTCCCCGCGGGGTGGAGGGCGGTGGGCAGGCAGGGCACCAAGGACGAATGCCTGCGGCACATCGACGAGGTCTGGACCGACATGCGCCCGCTCAGTCTGCGCAGGAAGATGGAAGGGACCGCAGCCGTCTCGTAG
- the sbnB gene encoding 2,3-diaminopropionate biosynthesis protein SbnB yields the protein MSTTMTDGDLTVLAGADVTSALDGREAEILDAVSAAYQAHALGQTSLPHSTFLRFPHGPRDRIIALPAYLGGESPVAGVKWIASFPGNLQRDLPRASAVMVLNSAETGRAETILEASMISAKRTAASAALAARHLCDPGSEGPTGMVGCGPINLEVVRFLAAAGVGSRRIRAFDLDPARAEAFRERCREEVDGVEVEVVATLDEVLATCPLVSMATTAGVPHIFDLSMCPPGAVILHVSLRDLSPEIILSAYNVVDDVDHVCRAETSIHLAAQKAGDVGFVSCTLGDILLGRDVPPRDPGQVAVFSPFGLGMLDLAVAQLAREHARGRGVTVPAFAAA from the coding sequence ATGTCCACCACGATGACGGACGGCGACCTCACGGTCCTCGCCGGCGCCGACGTGACCTCCGCCCTCGACGGCCGCGAGGCGGAGATCCTGGACGCGGTGAGCGCCGCGTACCAGGCCCATGCCCTGGGCCAGACGTCGCTGCCGCACTCCACCTTCCTGCGCTTCCCGCACGGCCCGCGCGACCGCATCATCGCGCTCCCGGCATACCTGGGCGGCGAGTCGCCGGTCGCCGGCGTGAAGTGGATCGCCTCGTTCCCCGGCAACCTGCAGCGCGACCTGCCGCGGGCGTCGGCGGTGATGGTGCTGAACTCGGCCGAGACCGGGCGCGCCGAGACCATCCTCGAGGCGTCGATGATCAGCGCCAAGCGCACCGCGGCGAGTGCCGCGCTCGCGGCCCGGCACCTGTGCGATCCCGGGAGCGAGGGGCCGACGGGGATGGTCGGGTGCGGCCCGATCAACCTCGAGGTGGTCCGCTTCCTGGCGGCCGCCGGCGTCGGCTCGCGGCGGATCCGCGCCTTCGACCTCGATCCGGCCCGCGCCGAGGCGTTCCGTGAGCGCTGCCGCGAGGAGGTGGACGGCGTGGAGGTGGAGGTGGTGGCGACGCTGGACGAGGTGCTCGCTACCTGTCCCCTGGTCTCGATGGCCACGACCGCCGGCGTGCCGCACATCTTCGACCTGTCGATGTGCCCCCCGGGCGCGGTGATCCTGCACGTCTCCCTCCGCGACCTCTCCCCGGAGATCATCCTTTCCGCCTACAACGTGGTCGACGACGTGGACCACGTGTGCCGCGCGGAGACCTCGATCCACCTGGCCGCACAGAAGGCGGGGGACGTGGGCTTCGTGAGCTGCACGCTGGGCGACATCCTGCTCGGCCGCGACGTCCCGCCTCGCGACCCCGGGCAGGTGGCCGTCTTCAGCCCGTTCGGGCTCGGCATGCTCGACCTCGCCGTCGCGCAGCTCGCCCGGGAGCACGCCCGCGGGCGGGGCGTGACGGTGCCCGCGTTCGCCGCCGCGTGA
- a CDS encoding ankyrin repeat domain-containing protein, producing the protein MAEQPVIEAVRAGDAAAVERALAAGASVDERDERGWTPLCWAAGRGEAALVRLLVDRGADVTLRGTDERTPLMIARAASRAEAAEILAAAEKARGVWQDPGEARRHCKAYRVSDLRGFDGWSEHRAPAQNEGDVLSDEDVVFLHQDLSVTRSVWPGEQVVFAGGTEEWRSYCEQALGFAPSAGPG; encoded by the coding sequence GTGGCAGAGCAGCCTGTGATCGAGGCGGTGCGGGCCGGCGACGCCGCGGCGGTCGAGCGGGCGCTGGCCGCCGGCGCGAGCGTGGACGAGCGCGACGAGCGCGGGTGGACGCCGCTGTGCTGGGCGGCCGGCCGCGGCGAGGCCGCGCTGGTGCGCCTGCTGGTCGACCGCGGCGCCGACGTCACCCTCCGCGGCACGGACGAGCGCACGCCACTGATGATCGCCAGGGCGGCCAGCCGCGCGGAGGCGGCGGAGATCCTTGCGGCGGCCGAGAAGGCGCGCGGCGTGTGGCAGGACCCCGGCGAGGCGCGCAGGCACTGCAAGGCGTATCGCGTGAGCGATCTCCGCGGCTTCGACGGCTGGTCGGAGCACCGCGCGCCGGCGCAGAACGAGGGGGATGTCCTCTCCGACGAGGACGTCGTCTTCCTCCACCAGGACCTTTCCGTGACGCGCTCGGTCTGGCCGGGCGAGCAGGTGGTCTTCGCCGGCGGGACGGAGGAGTGGCGGAGCTACTGCGAGCAGGCGCTGGGCTTCGCCCCGTCCGCGGGCCCCGGTTGA
- a CDS encoding sigma 54-interacting transcriptional regulator, producing MKTAHLVGDSPTIRRTWKLILQVAQTDVRVLVTGESGTGKEVVARLIHLNSPRANRPFVAINCAALTEGVVESELFGHEKGAFTGALFARPGCFEQAHTGTLLLDEVTEIRPHIQAKLLRVLQESRVRRVGGSTDREVDARVIAASNRNAKHAVSSDILREDLYYRLRVVEIELPPLRERKEDIPALIMHFLSIFARSVRPNLHHIDPVALELMLAYEWPGNVRELENVIMRAVVLASPDESELLPHHLPSELTGDQAPEPEMVPVDSNLDLTSAMRRLRKFYAEEALRRTNGSKVEAARLLGISRRALYDIL from the coding sequence ATGAAGACAGCCCATCTGGTGGGAGATTCGCCGACGATCCGCCGCACCTGGAAGCTCATCCTGCAGGTGGCGCAGACGGACGTGCGGGTGCTCGTCACCGGCGAGAGCGGCACCGGCAAGGAGGTGGTCGCGCGCCTCATCCACCTCAACTCGCCGCGCGCCAACCGTCCGTTCGTGGCCATCAACTGCGCCGCGCTGACGGAGGGGGTGGTCGAGTCCGAGCTGTTCGGGCACGAGAAGGGGGCGTTCACGGGGGCGCTCTTCGCGCGCCCCGGGTGCTTCGAGCAGGCCCACACCGGCACGCTCCTGCTCGACGAGGTGACCGAGATCCGGCCGCACATCCAGGCCAAGCTCCTGCGCGTCCTGCAGGAGTCGCGGGTGCGCCGGGTGGGCGGATCCACCGACCGCGAGGTGGACGCGCGCGTGATCGCCGCGTCGAACCGCAACGCGAAGCACGCCGTCTCGAGCGACATCCTGCGCGAGGACCTGTACTACCGCCTCCGCGTGGTGGAGATCGAGCTGCCGCCGCTGCGCGAGCGGAAGGAGGACATCCCCGCGCTCATCATGCACTTCCTCTCCATCTTCGCGCGGTCGGTGCGGCCGAACCTGCACCACATCGACCCCGTGGCGCTGGAGCTGATGCTGGCGTACGAGTGGCCGGGGAACGTGCGCGAGCTGGAGAACGTGATCATGCGCGCGGTGGTCCTGGCCTCGCCCGACGAGAGCGAGCTGCTCCCGCACCACCTGCCCTCGGAGCTGACCGGAGACCAGGCGCCCGAGCCCGAGATGGTGCCCGTCGACTCGAACCTGGACCTGACCTCGGCGATGCGGCGGCTGCGGAAGTTCTACGCCGAAGAGGCGCTGCGCCGCACCAACGGGAGCAAGGTCGAGGCGGCCCGCCTCCTCGGGATCAGCCGCCGGGCCTTGTACGACATTCTGTAG
- a CDS encoding alpha/beta fold hydrolase, whose product MHATTAPADTIPLWLPYRRPCADPALRLFCFPYAGGLASAYRAWQADLPAEVDVCAVQLPGRETHWAQPAFTSLPRLLDTLEEVLEPLLDRPYALAGHSMGGLIAFELARRLQARRPPVHVFVSGTRAPHLPDPRGPRHALPHDALIQELREIGGTPKEVLEHAELMELVLPLVRADLELNDTHVHVPGPPLDCPLSVFGGVHDRIVPAEAVEGWRAYTCGGFRARMLEGDHFFLHTHHAELMGEVLRDLRGHLRGDSHQPEAWSR is encoded by the coding sequence GTGCACGCGACGACCGCTCCAGCGGACACGATCCCGCTGTGGCTTCCCTATCGACGTCCCTGCGCCGACCCGGCGCTGCGCCTGTTCTGCTTCCCGTACGCGGGCGGCCTGGCCTCGGCGTACCGCGCCTGGCAGGCAGATCTGCCCGCGGAGGTGGACGTGTGCGCCGTGCAGCTGCCCGGGCGTGAGACGCACTGGGCGCAGCCGGCGTTCACCTCGCTCCCGCGCCTCCTCGACACGCTCGAGGAGGTGCTGGAGCCGCTCCTCGACCGGCCGTACGCGCTGGCCGGGCACAGCATGGGGGGGCTGATCGCCTTCGAGCTGGCGCGGCGTCTCCAGGCGCGCCGGCCGCCGGTGCACGTGTTCGTCTCGGGGACGCGGGCGCCGCACCTTCCCGACCCGCGCGGGCCCCGCCACGCGCTCCCGCACGACGCGCTGATCCAGGAGCTGCGCGAGATCGGCGGAACGCCGAAGGAGGTGCTGGAGCACGCGGAGCTGATGGAGCTGGTGCTGCCGCTGGTGCGGGCCGACCTGGAGCTGAACGACACGCACGTGCACGTCCCCGGCCCCCCGCTCGACTGCCCGCTGTCGGTGTTCGGCGGGGTGCACGACCGCATCGTGCCGGCCGAGGCCGTGGAAGGGTGGCGGGCGTACACCTGCGGCGGTTTCCGCGCGCGCATGCTCGAGGGCGACCACTTCTTCCTCCACACCCACCACGCCGAGCTCATGGGCGAGGTGCTGCGCGACCTGCGCGGCCATCTCCGCGGCGATTCGCACCAACCCGAAGCGTGGAGCCGATGA